The Oryza glaberrima chromosome 5, OglaRS2, whole genome shotgun sequence DNA segment atactccctccatccccccccccccccccccaaaaaaaaaaaaaacccaatcctgggGTGCATCgctaggattgggttttttttggtaCATAGGGAGTAGTAACTAGTAAGGCACTGTAGGCATGTCGGCCACAGACGAGTAAATAGTGGTAGGAGTAGTAAGGCACTGTAGGCTTATCGGCCACAGACGAGTGAGTAGTGGCATTGTAGGAAGACAAACATCAGATTTTAGTCATGTGCGTTTTACTTGTTGATACGTAAGCTGAGGCTATTGGTAATGTGGCTTGAGGATATCTCCCAGCTAGTTCAGGAAAACTTTGATCCATATAGTGCATATAGTTGAGGCTTAGTTGTCCTTTTCTGTTTTAATCGCATTTGTGGAATTAGGGACTATAAGATAAGATGTCTCATTGGCATGCAATTTTTGGGTGCATTTGCTACAATAACATGGTTGCTTTGTTGATCAATATTCGCATGTTTTTCATGTGCCTGCTTGTAAACTATTTGTTTTAAACCTTTGATCGCAGAACTGGAAACAAAAAGGATACTGCTTGAGATTTTCAAGGAGCGCCAACGGAAGAGTATGGAAGCTGGTGCCATTCCAAGTTTTTATAAGAAGGTGCACAGCTTGGTTCAGTTTATTGGATACCGAGATTTCATAATCTTTTACGTTATTATCAAATTCGCAGCGTAAGCAAAATAAAGATCTTGACAACAGTAGCTGCTTTGACAAACGATGATAAAAAAGATATTGGTTTCCTAAGTATCATAGTTTAGTTCTGATTCAAGAATGCATTGCCTTCTCGTCAACTCATGAAATTAATATCTCCTTTATGGACAGAAACCTGAAGATGGATCCATTAGCAATAGAGTTCAGAAATTGGCAAAGTACAGGTTTCTAAAGGTAATGTTTGATTTCTTCTTATTGCTATTGAGATATTCGTGTTTGGTTGGCAGCTTACTTGCATTGCCATTTAATCTTCTCATGGTTTGGGCCTTACAATAGTTATTTTAAACAAATGGCAGAAACAATCTGAACTTCTGCTTAATGCTGATGATCTTGATGCCATGTGGGTTTGTCTCAGAGAAAATTGCGTAATTGATGATGCTACAGGTGCTGAAAAGGTAGGTTGTTTTATGTACCTTTATTTCAGACCAGCAATCTGCCAGTTTTTAATCTAAAAAGTTTCAGATCCTTGGATGACAATATGCATCATATGTCTACAATATGCACGCAAAAAACTCatccaaaatgaaaaaaatcttTTGGTGTGATATGCTTAATCTCTTTTAGGGGATTTTTTTAGttcattgctacttgcttgaaTTTGGTGTACATACTGCCCTGTAAATCTAACGATGATCCTTGTATCTGTATTTGTGTTTGGTGTAGTTGTTCATGTAGCAGTTTTGGTTCGATTACCTTGCTCATCTATTTTTCTGGAGTCTTGCAGATGAATTATGAAGACTTTTGCCATATTGCAACAGTATGCACAGAGCAGATCGGCCAGAAGTGCAAGCGTTTCTTCAGCCCTTCAAATTTTATGAAGTTTGAGAAGGATGATTCTGGGAGAATTGCAATCCTACCATTTTATCTTTATGTTATGCGGACAGTAAGTtattttcaaacaaatattattaggattaccaaatttgattTGTGTAATATTTGATGTCTTCCATTTGCATCTCTGATAAACTGGTAATTCTAGCCCACACCATGCTTCTTTTCCAATTTCCCATTGGATGTACTCCTAGTTCTTTTTACTAAATGACAAAGTAGGCTAGTTATATGTTATCATCAGTTGCTCCATTATTATTGTTAGTTAGCTTTTATTAGAAAAGCCATTCAAAGCAATAACACCAAATCGCTATTACAATACAAGAACATGAGTCATGTCATTCACCAAAATAAACTTGATGGGTGTAACAATGCCCAAGGAAGCTAAAATCGTTTCCTCCTATTACATCAGGATGGGTCACATTTAAGTCTGAAACATCACATAAACTCTGAATTCCCATCCAGCAAATTTTTTGCTGAATCCATATTTATAGCTATAACTTATTTCAAATCATTATCATGCATGCTACTGTTTCTTTTTCCTTGCGTATACAATTGTATGACATTCTTTTAACTAATTTCTTCAGGTATCTCTCACACAAGCGAGAATTGATATGAGTGAGCTTGATGAGGATTCTGATGGTTTCCTTCAACCTCATGTAAGGACATCCTAACACACGTTAACGCCATTGCACACCTTAGTAATGTTTGACATGACTTAATTCTATTAACAGGAAATGGAAGCATACATAAGAGGGCTTATCCCCAATTTGGCACAACTGCGTGATATGCCATCAGCATTTGTTCAAATGTACTGCCGCATAGCTGCACGCAAGTTCTTTTTCTTCTGCGATCCACACAGACGAGGTTTAGAACCAACCTTTAAGTGCAGTTGTATTAATATGCAAATTACTTTAATCGATACATTTATTCTTTGTAAGAGTAGCTAACTGTTTGTAAtcgatacattttttttttcagggaaagCATGCATAAAGAAAGTATTGCTGAGCAATTGTCTTCAGGAACTTATGGAACTACATCAGGTAATAGAAGAAACATATTTCATGGTTTGCTGGTAGAAACTCTGTAAATTTTATACCCTTATAGGCTTACAACATAGTATTGCTGTATCCTATATTCTGTTTCTTTGTGGTTACGATTCTTATCAACTATATTTTCAGGAGAGTGAGGAAGAGGTTACTGATACTGAGCAGGCTGAAAATTGGTTTTCCCTGACGTCAGCTCAGCGCATTTGTGGTATGCCAGCCACCCTCATGTCTGGttttctgatttttcttttgtggtAGCAGTAGCACACAATCAGTGCTCTCCAAAAAGTTACCTTTTGCCATTCTATTGCAGTATAGTTGATGATCTACCTAATGCGCATGGTCCCATGCAGATATGTTTCTTGCACTTGACAAAGATACAAATGGAACATTGAGCAAACAGGAGCTCAAGGAATATGCAGATGGCACATTGACTGATATCTTCATTGAAAGAGGTTAAAATCCATTATCTGCTCTCATGATACTTTATGTTTGTCTTTCTAGACGTCCTAACCAAAAAGAAACACGCAATTGCAGTATGTGAAGTTTTTTTATGCATTATACACATAGATCATGGTGTATTTCATAAATCTTTAGTCGTGAATAGATAAACAATATTAtaacttcttttctttttccagtttTTGATGAGCATGTACGCCGGAGCAAAGTTGGAGGTGGCAACAGTCGTGAAATGGACTTTGAAAGCTTTCTTGACTTTGTTTTGGCTCTAGAAAACAAAGATACTCCTGAAGGATTGACATACCTATTTAGATGCCTTGATCTTAATGGAAGGGGATTCCTGACAACTGCTGATATCCATACATTATTTAGGTATGTACGGGGAATCTATACTGTATATTTTTTGGGCAGTGACGGAAACATCTGCTTCGGAAAAGTGGCTTAAGCAGGAGAAAGTTGATTGTTGTTCATTAGAATAGCTTTTCCATGGCATATAAAAGTTGAGCTAGCATTGTTTTTGTCAAAATTGGGAACAGCCTCTGCAATCACATGCTGAATAATTTACTGCTATTCTATTCCTCTGTTAACTTTTATCTcggaagaaaagaaaggaggatGTGAGAGTTAGCATTCCTGCCTGATACAATCTTCCTAGATTTAATCTGCCATTTTGTTTGCTTGCTGAACTATTAGACAGTTTTGCTGGCCTTAGTGGGCAGGACATCACCATGGCGTTGGTTCAATCGCACATAGGTGTCGCTGTTTCTTACATACTCACAAGTGCAACATCTTCATTTGCACGTGTACATATTTTTATATACTTCAGTATTTTCTCAGTTTCTTATGAGAACTAATTAGTAAATAATTAGGAAATCTTGATGTGTTCAATAGACTATAGGAATGGTTCAAACTAGATGTCATACATATTTGTAATATCCTTTGGACCTTTgtaaggccttgttcggttaatcccaagagggagggattggaggggattaatTCCACACCAAtacaccacaataggtgtggaataaatcccctccaaaaCCGTCTCAATCCCCTTGTGggagggattaaccgaacaaggcctaagtgGTTTTACCATCAAAAAACCATTTTGGAACAGTTATTCATATTAAACTTCTAATAGGTTTGCCAGTTAGATCACCAGTCATCATTATTTTTACTTCGATTGTTCATCTTACTCAAGCAACTTCGTCATCGTTTCCAGGGATGTACACCAGAAATGGATTGAAGGCGGAAACTATGAACTTTGCATCGAAGACGTGAGGGATGAAATCTGGGACATGGTAAAGCCGGCAGATCCTCTCAGGATCGCACTAACAGATCTTCTATCTTGCAAGCAAGGCGGGACTATTGCCAGCATGCTTATAGATGTGCGCGGCTTCTGGGCCCACGACAACAGAGAGAACCTCCTccaggaagaggaagagcaagTGGAAGAGGCCTGAGTTCTCCAGCTGCCGTGCAACCAACCTGGTAAACTCTCAACCGCAAGGCACTGGCAATTGCTGGTATCTCGCAACCGCAAGGCACGGGCAATTGCTTGTACCACTGTATGTGTGCCATTGTAGCTTACATAGTGTATTAGAATCAAGTTCAACCTGTTCGCTGAGAGACTTGTTGTAACCTGTAAGTGTTCCATTTGTGTAACCGGAGTGAAATCTGACATATTTTGAGTTGAACATGGTTTTGTCGTGTCGACCAGATGTATTACCGCAGGGCTTGGTTGGATGCAGAAAGGAAAGCCTCAGCCTGTGGAATTTGTACGTCTATGCGACACCACGCATGTAATTCGGTTTGCAACTGCAAGTCTATATACGCAAAAATACATTGTATGCCCTTTGATGTAGTGGTTATTTGTGCCCTTCTCCGTGCCAATCACTAGTTTGCTTTCATTTGGACGTGCTCTACTTTCTGCATTTGGAAGATTGCACAGATTTCATTGACTGCTCCCTCTACGTTTTCTAGCAGTGTTTAAGGTTGAGATGAAATTCGTTTGATGCCTTACACAACTTTAGGACAATCGtaggaagaaaaaaacaaaggaataggaaaaacataggattctggcaggaatacaattgtaaaacagaggattgcaaaacacagggaaaacacaggaatggccgtttgattgggccacaggaaaaacacatgaatcagatgagagagatagacttagagaaaatgttccaagaggttagacctcttgctaacttttctcTAAAATATACATAGGATTAatcatttcataggaattttaaaagcttggataggattcaatcctttgtttcaaaggacttcataggattttttccataggattgaaatcctctaaaatttctacatttttcctacaaatcaaatggGCCTTACTTGTTTGGAAAAGACgatgcaaaattgcaaatgCCCTATATTTATAGATGGTGGGagtaaatattttgaaaaactttcaacaacATATGCTTATTTTTGTTGGGTCCCCTTATTTACTGGTTGGTTAAATACAGTGGTGATGCCGGTTCGGCCCTTTTGGACACTACTAGAGGTTGTGTTCGGCAGCCCCTCTTCCAACctatctctctcgttttccacacgcacgttttttaaactgctaaacggtgcgttttttttaaaaaaattctatacgaaagttgcttaaaaaaatcaaattaatctatttttgaaaaaaattttagcaaataatta contains these protein-coding regions:
- the LOC127773988 gene encoding probable serine/threonine-protein phosphatase 2A regulatory subunit B'' subunit TON2 — protein: MSTASGDGGDGGGGGDGASSAAGGGGRRIPPASSMPWVRNLRRFVGTGAGLGSEALMELETKRILLEIFKERQRKSMEAGAIPSFYKKKPEDGSISNRVQKLAKYRFLKKQSELLLNADDLDAMWVCLRENCVIDDATGAEKMNYEDFCHIATVCTEQIGQKCKRFFSPSNFMKFEKDDSGRIAILPFYLYVMRTVSLTQARIDMSELDEDSDGFLQPHEMEAYIRGLIPNLAQLRDMPSAFVQMYCRIAARKFFFFCDPHRRGKACIKKVLLSNCLQELMELHQESEEEVTDTEQAENWFSLTSAQRICDMFLALDKDTNGTLSKQELKEYADGTLTDIFIERVFDEHVRRSKVGGGNSREMDFESFLDFVLALENKDTPEGLTYLFRCLDLNGRGFLTTADIHTLFRDVHQKWIEGGNYELCIEDVRDEIWDMVKPADPLRIALTDLLSCKQGGTIASMLIDVRGFWAHDNRENLLQEEEEQVEEA